CgcaacaaaaaaccatttcaaacaaCACCAGCAGTGTGGTGTGTGTGGCCGGCGGGGTTTTGCAAACAGTGCTGTGCGCAACAACGGCACAAGGCTGAAGGAGggcagcacaaaaaaaaagtggctGGGCTCCGTTGTCAAAATCACAACACACACGGAATTTGTCCGACCGCAAGGCGCCCCGGGACCTAGTGTGGCCGGCCGGTAAAGGTCTTCGCCGATTAAACCATTACCATGCATTTGTACGCAAGTGTGTCCGGTACGCGGGTAAGTGCTCTCGACGTCTCAAACGGTGGAACGAaatagaagagaagaaaaaaaaaaaacgattaaacGAAAACGCTTGCCGTGATGACAATTCACTACGCACGCGATAGTTGGGCAGCAAATTGATGGTGGAGTAGTACACGTGTTACACCCGTGTGTGTATCGGTAGGTGTGAGCGGGTACCATTTGGTCGCGCACAATGTGTGCGCCCCGGGCTTGCTTGCCAGCGCGGGCAGAATCCACTCGGACCTGCGGATGACCGGACGCTCGGCAGTGTGTATCCGGTGTTTGTGATCGTGTCCGGCATGTCCGCCCTCAGCAAGTACTTTGACCAGGCGATCGTGGGAGCTACCTGCCGGGAGCTGCTGCATCCGGCATCGAGCTGCGGTCAGTTCGCCCGCCGCAACCTGCTCGGGACGGTCGGCTCGAACGTGCGCTTCTTCCTGCCCATCTCGGTGCTGCGGTTACTACTGCTCGTATACAATCGGCGCGCCCTCAACCGGGCCATCCTGGCACAGACCGGGCGCGAGTTCGGCGCCATGATGGTGAACGCGCTGCTGGTGGCCAACTGCTGGACCGGTATGTTCTGCGTGCTGTCGCGAACCACCGGCCGAATCCACGACAACTACTCCGTCTCGCTGGCACCCTTCCTGGGAGCGCTTGCCATGTTTGTGATGCCGGCGTATGTACAGTCCACCCACGCCAAGGCCATCTTCATCGCGGTAAGTAAATGCTCCGAcaggtgtttttcttttacacaTAAACCCGACCCATATTCCCCTTGTGTGTCCCGTAGGATCTGGAGTGTTGGATAAAGTCCCGCGAGAACACCCTCATCGAGTGGATGCGAGACTCGCGAACCGTCGGCACCCTCTGCTTCATGCTCGTCAGCGCAGGTATTGCCCGGTACGGGCGGCAGATTCGTCACCGTGCCGAGTTTTGGTTCTTCACACCGCTCCGGCCGCAGAAACCGGAGGACGTAAAGGCACCCAAAGTGTGTTACCACCGTGAAGGGTGCACCCGGTACGTCCTTACCGGGATGCGTACCTTTTTCACGTTCGGTGCGATACTGGAGTTGGCACGCCGACTGATCGTGACCGTTGGGAAGCTGCACCAGACGACCGCGCTGGAACGGGTTCGCTCTCTGCTACGCCTACGCTACCGCTTGATCCTATTCCTAACGCTCTACAATGGCAGCTTTCGGGTACGTTATACGCTCACGGACACGATCGGTAAAAAGTGGTTTAATGTACCGCAATTGTTTTGACAGTATATTCAAAAATGGTGTACAAACAAACTTCCATTATGTGAGAGATTATCATAACAATTGCTTAAACGATATGTGTCGCCGGTAATTATGGATAACGGTGTCGTAATTGTGTTCCATTTGCTTGCTCGTTAGACACAATTTGCAGATTTACCTAACTTTTCTAGCTGTTCACAAATTAAAAGTAACTGTCAAAGTGATGTTTTCTCGATCTTTGCGTAATATACAGCGGCTTCTCTTTTTTACCGATCTTACTTGCGACAAATCAGATGTTTGTTTCGTAGAGATCATACGAGCAAGTAAGAACAAAAAATAGTACCACCTTTTTACACTGTCATAAATTTGCCATGAAGGTTGCATTGCTCGATTATCTAGCATCATCTCGCGTGTAGTTGCTTCGGCAAGCACTTAGGTTGTAATTAAGAGAGGACAGATAGATGGGCAAATTAATTTTCGGGCCTGCTTAATGCCTGCCTTCGTGTAGTAATTCAAATTGGCACACCTTAACTTACTTCTCTGATGTTAGATGAACACTTTAATGACATGATCAAGCAGGTGCTTAGCAAAAAATTGTAGTTTATCGCATCCTAGACCCATTCGTAGCACCGTTAATGTAAACCGTCTTTACATATGCCACACGTGTGGTGCTCCAACGGTGATGGCTACAACGGGGAAGGTCAAGCTCGTCGACACTGTCTCGCTCGTTGGGTCACTGGAGCGCCCTTCTGAAGCGTCGACGCACGCGTTTTGCGCAACGCGCTCGAATTAGCTAAACACTGCTTAACCATGGCACGTTTTCTTCCAAACTCTTCccaatgtgttgtttttcagtTGGTGAATTGCCTACTTGCTCGCCAGCGTAGTCGGGTGCGGGAGACGGACGATATGGTCGCCGGGTTCACCGCCGGGTTCTGGTATTTCCTCTCGCCAAGCTACAACATCTTCAACCTCGCCGTGAGCGCCCTGGCGCAGGTAAGTTCCGGTCGCGCCTCTATCAATCGTGTATTAAGTCGTATCTTTCGTTTTGTAGACGTACTGGAATTTCCTGGTGGAGAAGCACGCCAGCGTGCCGGTCGTGCAGCGACTCGATCGCGTGTCGTTCGCATCGATCGTTTGGGTTGCATCGATGTGCTACGTTACCTACTCCCGTGCCTACTACCCGTGGGCGATGTCCAAGTTTGCCCACAAGTTTATCGATCTCTGCTCCAACTACGCGTAAGTGTATGCATGTCGTTTGTTTCAATTGACTAGCGGTTGGATAACTCAATTTCAATCCTTTTATGACGGAGCCTTCAGTTCGCGTGGCAATTCCGATAAACGCATCACAATTTCTTCTAATTCTAAACATACTGTTGATGATAcacgatttgttttattttccaaagattgtttactttttgacCACATGAATTTGAGGTTTTCATTACCTCCAATAACCAATTTTAATGGAAAAACTGTTATTGTTTTTACAATAAGGAAAATCGTATAAACGTAATATAACtatatttcaattaaataacGATAATCTCAATTAAGATCTGCGAAAAGCACTATGACAGTTTGTTTGATATGTTTAGAAGAgttttaagaaaattattcGGCATCGAATTGGGCAGGTTTTGGAGCATAGAGCATAAACCTAAATACCATAGAGAGCCTTCAGGGAATTCTGGCAAGGCTGCAGCGATTGTCAGAGAAGAATAGCGCAAGATACCCTCGGCCGTGTTGTCTAAAGCCGGCGAATTCGATGCCGAATGTTCTTTTTAATAATAACTCTTCTATAAACTATCGAATAAATTACGTACTTTTTGAAGATTCTTGAGGTGATTATCATGTTTAATCTATAACAAATTATGTTGCTTTTATACAAATTTCCTTTAATGAcaacaataatattttcattaaaaaaagggTCACTGCACCAAAACTAGTAAAAATCTCAAATAATTTGGGCCAATGGGCAcctaatttaaaacaaaataatacaacAACTTCCATCATCAACAGtaagtttgaaatttaaagaaaaggtTGTGCGTTTATAGGACTACCACTGCACTGTACCTTGTTGCCTGAAGCGAAAACAGCACAACACTAACGCGCTGCCCTCTTCTTTCTCTCCACAGTTCGCGAACGGCATCGGAAAACTTTGCCCGTCGATTCCTGGTAGCTAATCAAGTGGAGTGAACTGTTTCCATCTTGAAGCAAATCAATTCAATGTTCAAGTTTTAATCGATTGTCCTTTAGCTAgactatttatattttaaaaaaaaaacattgttcgGTGTTTAAGAGAATGTTgatatttagtttttctttgttaattAGCTTAAAACTCACTTCTTTGCGTAACGGTTGGACAAGCAACAACTCACTGCGATGTTCGGAGCGAACGCGGGAACGTTTTGCGCTAGAGTTTGGGGAATCGAAAAAGTCAGAACGTGGCCGTGGGGTGACCTTTTGGAAAGCAGGCATACATTATGACCGATCGTCATGTAGTGGTCGGCTCGGGGCAGTTCCGTTTTGCCAAGCAGTGCTTAGCGTGTAGTACGAGCGTACGGCCGGACGAGGAATGTCCGAGTTGAGCAAATGTTTTTACGAGGTGACGGCCGGTCGCTCCTGCCGGGACCTGTGCCATCCGGAGTACGCCACCTGCTGGCAGTCGTTCGTTGGGGTTACGAAAACGCTCCTACCGGGAAGCTACAAGCTGTATTTAACACTGCTCGTGGTGAGTGACCAACGCTAATGACGTAGTGCTTCAATTACAGAACCTTTTCTACCTGTTGTTAACAGATCCCTCCACTGGTGAAAGGCGGTGGCTATACGGCGGAGTATTGGAAAAACCACATCCTTGGCTATGCGTCCATCTCGTTCAAAACCTACGTTCTAGCGATCAGCGGACTGACCCTGCAGTGTTTGCTCTAGTAAGTTTGCGTCGCCCCGTGTGTGCCACCTATCCCTAACCTCAACCTTTTTGTGTTACTTTGTTTTAGCAAACTCTTCGGCAAGCTGCACTACTACTGCCTGATGGGTGTGCCGGGTGTGGTTAGTGCGGCGCTCGTACCAAAGCTACCGAAAGTGCACCTCCGGCTGCAGGGCATCACCTACTTCAACATGATGCTCGAGGTGATGATCAAGAAGAGCCGGTGCCGCTGGCTGGCGTACTTGCGCCAGTCGACGCCGTGGGCGACGGTCGCTTTTATGCTGTGCAGCGCCAAGATAATGGCCGTGCTGCGCGCCGAAACGGTCAACCAGTTTTGGATCATGTATCCGGCCACACCGAAGGACGCTAGGAAAGGCTCCAATGCGACGCCGGTACCGTGTCTGCATGATGGGAAGTGCAGTTTCTACGTGAGCGATGTAAGTACGCCGATACGAGAAGATctgtgatgaaaataaatgaccGCTTGGTTTCCTCGTCGTCATCCACAGGCCATGTGGAAGTATGCGCTCGCCGGGTTTACCATCGAGGCGGCACGGGCGCTCCTATCCAAGGGAACACTGGTGTACCGAGAACCGGCACGGTTTCTTACCGAGATGCGTTCGGCCGTTGGGGTGGCATTGCCACTCTTTTTGGCGCTGTACGTTGGGAGCTACCGATCGCTGAGTTGTGTGATGGCTCGCCTAAGCGGCCGCGAGCATCCGGGCCAGGCGAGGGTGGCCGGGTTGGTCAGCGGTGTATGCTACCTGCTCTACCCGAAGTACCAAATATTCACGCTCGCGTTTACCAAGTTCGTCGAGGTAGTGTTTGACATCCTCGATCAGCATCATCGGCATTATTCTAATCACATTTCCTCTCGGTTGTAGATGTCCTGGGAGCATTACCTCAACACGGCTAAGAGCAGGCCCCGCTTGGTGGCGCTTCTGCAGCGCGTTCCCTTCCTGCGCCTCGTGCACATGCTTTCCATCGGGTACATGTACCACGCGCTGGTGTTTCACCCGCATCTCTCGCCCGCGTTCAACTCGAAGTGCGTCAACTACTGCTCGGGCTACCGTGTGGAGCGCACCAAACGGCGGCTCGTCGGTTGGATGCTCGAGCACGCCTGGAACAGCTGACCGTGACGTCCATCAACAGCCAACCCAATCAACTCCGACCGCAGCCCAAACCTCATCAGCTACCTAGTagcttgttttctttgatgcaCCAAGCCGCCGCCCGCATTTGCATACGGAAACCTCTATCGGTGCGCGATTCCTTTAGGCCCCGGTGGGTCGTTTCGAAATAAACTCTTTCCGTTACGTGCTTCAATGTGGTTAAAGTTCGATGTTGCGTGGAAAGAAGAACCCcgaaaaaacctaaaaaaaaagtcgcACGCACACATTTCGGTGCATTCTGGCAGGCACGAGTCGCCTGGCCGCGTTATCGCTGGCCAGAGGTTCAGTGAACGGTATGGTGTCGTCAAGCAAGCTTCTGTTCAGCCGTGCCTCGCTCGGCCGGACCTGTCGTGACCTCTGGCATCCGCAGTTCGCCAGCTGCCTCGCGTACAATGTGCACGTCTGGCGCACGATTCTGCCGGGCAGCTTCAAGCTGTACATTCCCTTCCTGGTGGTACGCTCCTTGCCATCTTCAATCAGCCTCCTGTATCTCGGGCGTGCGATTTGATTTGtgattgattgttttgtgTCCACAGCTGCCACCGCTGGCGAAGCTGAACGATGTCGACTGGCGGTACCTTTGGGACCACACGCTCCAGTATGCGTACATTTCCTTCTGCACCTACGTCCAGGCGGCCCTCTCCCTATCGGCCCAGTGTGGATTGTTGTAAGTTGAGCTTTCTTAAAACCCTTCCTAACGTTTGGAATGGAGAAAATGTCATCGCTTACAGTAAAACAAAGGACAATTTAATGCAAAGACAATttaatgaagtaaattttatcgtGATCTTGCATCCGTTTACGTGTATTGGTAGCAACTTTAAGCATATCAGACAAAACTATTCTTGTTGACATGTTTTCCACGTTTCTGTGTGGCTTACTCTCTTTCAGCTTTTGAGTTGTTGGAATAGATCCTGCGTTTAAGTTTTGTCAATgtttcccccccctcccatgGGTAACAATTGAGAGACGATCGGAGGGTTATCAGTGTTGGGtgtattgttgatttttaatcGGTTCACGTatgatgttttctgataaaaatTAGTCACTTCCCTAAGGCATTGCGTGCTGTATAGCTTTTGCAATATTAAACAAGTTTGTTCCGTAAGAAAGTTGAATGTACGAAGAAATAATCAATCGTAGTTGCTTCAATTCATTTTGAAACAGAATACTGTCAAGTTTGTTGTGAAATGCTACTCCAAATGATGCTTTCAGAAGCAAGTTGGTAGCGTTTTTCGTCGt
This region of Anopheles coustani chromosome X, idAnoCousDA_361_x.2, whole genome shotgun sequence genomic DNA includes:
- the LOC131269576 gene encoding uncharacterized protein LOC131269576 translates to MSELSKCFYEVTAGRSCRDLCHPEYATCWQSFVGVTKTLLPGSYKLYLTLLVIPPLVKGGGYTAEYWKNHILGYASISFKTYVLAISGLTLQCLLYKLFGKLHYYCLMGVPGVVSAALVPKLPKVHLRLQGITYFNMMLEVMIKKSRCRWLAYLRQSTPWATVAFMLCSAKIMAVLRAETVNQFWIMYPATPKDARKGSNATPVPCLHDGKCSFYVSDAMWKYALAGFTIEAARALLSKGTLVYREPARFLTEMRSAVGVALPLFLALYVGSYRSLSCVMARLSGREHPGQARVAGLVSGVCYLLYPKYQIFTLAFTKFVEMSWEHYLNTAKSRPRLVALLQRVPFLRLVHMLSIGYMYHALVFHPHLSPAFNSKCVNYCSGYRVERTKRRLVGWMLEHAWNS
- the LOC131269310 gene encoding uncharacterized protein LOC131269310; amino-acid sequence: MSALSKYFDQAIVGATCRELLHPASSCGQFARRNLLGTVGSNVRFFLPISVLRLLLLVYNRRALNRAILAQTGREFGAMMVNALLVANCWTGMFCVLSRTTGRIHDNYSVSLAPFLGALAMFVMPAYVQSTHAKAIFIADLECWIKSRENTLIEWMRDSRTVGTLCFMLVSAGIARYGRQIRHRAEFWFFTPLRPQKPEDVKAPKVCYHREGCTRYVLTGMRTFFTFGAILELARRLIVTVGKLHQTTALERVRSLLRLRYRLILFLTLYNGSFRLVNCLLARQRSRVRETDDMVAGFTAGFWYFLSPSYNIFNLAVSALAQTYWNFLVEKHASVPVVQRLDRVSFASIVWVASMCYVTYSRAYYPWAMSKFAHKFIDLCSNYASRTASENFARRFLVANQVE